The sequence TCGCTGGCGCTCGTCCGGCGCGCGCCGCCGGGTGCCCGGCCCCCGCGCTGCCACGCGAGCTCGGTGGCGTCCGCATCACGCCATGGCTCAGGCGTTGCGGAGGAAGCGGTCCAGCACCCGGACGCCGAACTGCAGCGACTCGACCGGCACCCGCTCGTCGATGCCGTGGAAGAGCGAGGCGAAGTCGAGGTCGGCGGGCAGCCGCAGCGGTGAGAACCCGAAGCAGCGCATGCCGAGGCGCTGGAAGCTCTTGGCGTCGGTGCCGCCGCTCATCGTGAACGGCACCGGCCGGGCGCCGTCGTCCTCCGCCTTGAGCGCGGTGACCATCTGGTCGACCAGTGGACCGTCGAACGTCGTCTCCACGGCCTGGTCGTGCACCAGCCACTCGCGCTGCACCCCCTCGCCGATCAGCGCGGCCAGCTGGCGCTCGAACTCCTCCTCCTGCCCGTAGAGGAAGCGGCCGTCGACGGTCGCGCTCGCCGTGCCGGGGATGACGTTGGCCTTGTAGCCGGCGTCGAGCATCGTCGGGTTGGCGGTGTTGCGCAGCGCCGCGCCGATCATCCGGCTGATGCTGCCCAGGCGGGCCAGCGCGAGCTCGGGCTCGGCGGGGTCGATCTCGATGCCGTAGGCGTCCTCGACCGCGGCGAGGAAGGCGCGCATCGGCGGGGTGAGGGTGAGCGGGAAGCGGTGCGCGCCGATGCGGGCCACCGCTTCGCACAGCCGGGTGACGGCGTTGTCGTCGTGCACGAAGGAGCCGTGCCCGGGCCGTCCGCCGGCCGTGAGCCGCATCCACGCCAGACCCTTCTCGGCGGTCTGCACGAGGTAGAGGCGCAGGTCGTCGCGGACGGTGATGCTGAAGCCGCCGACCTCACTGATCGCCTCTGTGCAGCCCTCGAACAGGTCGGGGTGCTCGTCGACCAGGAAGTGCGCGCCGAGCTTGCCGCCGGCCTCCTCGTCGGCGACGTACGCGAGCACGATGTCGCGCGGAGGCTGCACGCCGGTGCGGGCCCAGTCGCGCACCAGCGCCAGCACCATCGCGTCCATGTCCTTCATGTCGACCGCGCCGCGGCCCCAGATGTACCCGTCGCGCTCCTCGCCGGAGAACGGGTGGACGCTCCACTCGGTGGGATCGGCCGGAACGACGTCGAGGTGGCCGTGCACCAGGAGCGCCGGCCGGCTGCGGTCGGCCCCCGGGATGCGAGCGACCAGGCTCGCCCGGCCGCGCTCGGACTCGTGGATGACCGACTCGATGCCCGCCTCGTCGAGCTTGCCCGCGACCCATTCCGCGGCCGCCCGCTCCCCCGCGCCGGTGGCGGTGCTCCCGGTGTTGGTGGTGTCGATCCGGATGAGGTCGGAGAGCAGCTCGGCGACCTCGTCCTGGGCGCCGGCGAGCGGGGCGGGGTTCTCGGCCATGGGCGCGATCGTGCCACCCGCACGCGGTCACCCGTGCGAGTGATCCGGTACTCCACCGTCCGATACCTTCGGCCGATCACCCCATCCGTGAGGTCGTTGCGCGCCTACGGCGCCCGAGAGCCCCGTGCCGCCGTCACCACCGCCGGGGTGCTGCTGGTCGTGAGCGCGGCCATCCTGCTCGTCCTCCCCGTCCTCTGGGCCGCCGTCCACCTGCGGACCCCCGCGGTGGTCCTCGTCACCGCGTGCGCGCTCGCCGCCGACCTGCTCACCCTGCTGGTGCTGCTGCCCGCCGCTGCGGCGTTGGCCGACTTCGTCTTCTTCGGCGCCCTGCTGATCGTGATCGCCGTCCTGCTGGTGCGCGCCAACCGGACCCAGGAGCGGCTGGTCGCCGCCCTGCAGCGCCGGCTCACGGTCGACTCCCTGACCGGCCTGGCCACACGGCGGGCCTTCGACGAGGCGTTGGAGACGGCGATGAGCCGGTCGTACCCCGGAGGCACCGCCCTGGTGCTCATCGACGTCGACTCGTTCAAGTCGATCAACGACCAGCACGGTCACCCCGTGGGCGACGACGTCCTCGTGCACCTTGCGCAGGTGCTGCGCGGCCACATCCGCACCGACGACGCCGTGCTCTCCCGGCTCGGCGGCGACGAGCTGGCCGTCCTGCTGCCCGGCTGCGGCCGCCACGTCGCCGCACGGCGCGCCGACGAACTGCTGCACGCGGTGCGGGCCGAGCCGCTGGCCCTGCCCGACGGCACCCTGCTGTCCCTGTCGATCAGCCTGGGCGTGGCCCACGTGCCGCGTTTCTCGCGGGACCGGCGGGCGCTCTACGCCTCGGCCGATGCGGCGCTCTACGACGCCAAGCGGGCCGGCCGGGGGCAGGTCGCACTGGCCTCGGCCCGACGCACCACGGCGGCGTCGGGGGGTGCGTGATCGGCCCCCGGGGGTCAGGTAGTCTTCTCCACGCACTCGTCCGGGTGGCGGAATGGCAGACGCGCTAGCTTGAGGTGCTAGTGCCCTTTATCGGGCGTGGGGGTTCAAGTCCCCCCTCGGACACCGAGTTGAACCCCCATGGCCTCTGGCCGATGGGGTCTCTCCACGTGAATATGGCGCATCCGCCGATTCCTCCGGCCCAATCGTGTTCACCCGTCATGTCGGTCGCGCATCACGCTTGCCGCGGATCGATCCCCAAGACGGCGTCGGCCTCGGCGCTCATGAGAGTGTTGATCAACGTGGTCAGCATCTGCCGCAGCAAGTCAGGGCTGCCCTGGGCCAGCTGCTCGTGCAGGAAGTGGGCAGGCTCGATACTGCTCCGAGCGGTCAACGCGTCGTACTCCTGAAGGACTGTGAGAGGTCATCCAGAAGATGACGCGGTGGCGGCTTTCACGTCGTCGTCGGCCCGCTGTTCACCGGGGCCGTCGCACACCACCCTTGGTGGACGCGCCTACTCCGCGCCCGGGTCGGCCGCTGAGCAGCGCGGCAAGGCGGACCGCCGCCTGGCGACCCGTGCGAGGTGGACGTGGCGAGTGGCCCGCGGCGGGATCACAGCACTCTGGTGCGGCCGTCGATCGCCCCGTCCGAGTCGGATCAGATCGCCATGGCTGCACGAACCGCGCCGCTCGACGTTAGGCCACCCTCGCCGGTACCGACCACCCGTCCCGACTCGACGACGTAGTAGGTGCTGGCCGCGGTCAGGGCGAAGCCGACGTGCTGCTCGACCAGGAGCACCGACAACCCGCCCCGACGGGTCAGCGCAAGAATCGCCTCCTGGATCTCGGTGACGACGCTGGGCTGGATCCCCTCGGTCGGCTCGTCGAGAACCAGCACGCGAGGAGCGGTGATCAGGGCTCGGGCGATCGCCAGCTGCTGGCGCTGGCCGCCGGAGAGCAGGCCCGCCTGGCGGGCGAGCAGGCTCCTCAGCGCCGGGAACAGGTCCAGCGCCTCGTCGGTGCGCGCCCGCCCGTCCTTCCGGCCGTCCGCCACCAGCTGCAGGTTCTCCCCCGCCGTCAGCTGCGGAAAGCTCTGCTGGCCCTGCGGGACGTAGGCCAGTCCCCGGCGCACGCGCTGGTGCGGGCTGAGGCCCGTGACGTCCTCACCCCTCAGCAGCACGCGCCCCGACCGCGGCTTCAGCAGACCGACCGCCGCGCGCAGCACCGTCGTCTTGCCTGCGCCGTTGTGCCCGAGTATCGCGGCCACGCCGTCGGGAGGGACGACGACGGAGACGCCGTGCACCACCTCGGTCCGCCCGTAGGCGATGTGGACGTCGTGCAGTTCGAGCATCAGTGCACCACCTGGTCGTCGGGCTGCTGGTGTCCGGGGCCGAGGTAGATCTCCTGCACGCGTGGATCGGCCTGGACCTGGGCGTAGGTGCCCTCCGCCAGGACCTTGCCGGCAGCCAGCACGGTGACCGAGTCGGCGTAGGCGCGCAGGAACTCCATGTCATGCTCGACGACGACCACCACGTGGTCCCGCCGCACCCGGCGGAGCAGCTCGCCGGTTTGCTCGCGTTCCTCCGCGCTCATGCCGGCGACCGGCTCGTCGAGGAAGAGGACCGTGGCGCTCTGCACTAGCAGCATGCCGATCTCGAGCCACTGCTTCTGCCCGTGCGCGAGCTCCCCGGCCGGCCGGTCGCGCAACGCCGTCAACCCGGTGGTCTCCATCGCCAGCTGCACGTTGTCGGGGACGGAGGTCCTGGCCCGCAGCAGGGAGCGCCGCCGGCGACCCGCTCCCGCCGCGATGTCCAGGTTCTGCAGCACGGTCAGCTGCTCGAACACGCTGGCCGTCTGGAAGGTGCGCCCGACACCGGCCCGGGCGATCTGGTGCTCCTTCTTCCCGAGCAGCTGGATGCCGTCGAACTTCGCCGAGCCGGTGGCGGCGGCCAGGCCGGTGACCGCGTCGACCAGGGTGGTCTTGCCCGCGCCGTTGGGGCCGATCAGGAAGCGGAGGTCGCCCTGCAACACGGTGAGGTCCACGCCGTCGACGGCGACGAAACCGTCGAAGCTGACCCGCAGGTCCTTGATCTCCAGGTAGTCCTCCCGCATCACGGCCTCCCGCTGTGGACGTCGGCCGGGGCTCGCTCGGGATCGGCGTCGTCCACCAGCGGTGGATCGGAATCGTCAGGTCCGTGCCCCCGGCTCTCCTCGGCGAGCGTGCCGACGCCGACGCGACGACGCCCCCGCAGTACCCCGCCCAGCGAGCCGATGCCGCCGGGGAGGAACGCGACGACGAGGACGAAGAGCAGACCCTGGAGGTAGATCCACCCGGACTCGAAGTTCTCCGACAGGGTGCTGCCCGCGTAGGAGACGGCCAGCGAGCCGAGCACCGGCCCTAGGAGCGTGGCCCGGCCGCCGACGGCGACGCCGATGAGGAAGCCGATGGACGGCACGACCCCCACGTTGTTCGGCGAGATGATCCCGACGATCGGCACGAACAGGGCACCGCCGATGGCGGCGAACACCGCCGCCACGACGTAGGCGACGACCTTGACCAGCGCCGGGTCGTAGCCGAGGAACCGGACCCGCTCCTCCCCGTCGCGGACCGCCGTCAGCAGCTCGCCGTACCGGCTGCGGCGCAGCTGGTGCACGATCGCCACCATCGCGATCAGCACACCGGCCGCGATGAAGTACAGCATCCGGCGGTTGACCGGGTCGTTGAGCACGAAGCCGAAAAAGGAGCGGAAGTTGCTCAGCCCGTTGGAGCCGCCGATGGTGTTCTGCTGGCTGATCAGCAGCAGGGCGAACGCCGCCGCGGACGCCTGGGAAAGGATCGCGAAATAAGCGCCCTTGACCCGCCGACGGAACACGCCCAGTCCCAGCAGCAGGGCGATGAGCCCCGGGACGACGACGATGCCGCCGACCGCGACGACCGGGTTGCGGAAGATCTCCCACCACCACGGCACCCCGCTGCCGGTGATCATGAACGCCGGCCGGCCGCCCGGTCCGGCATCGGCAAGCTGCAGGTGGATCGCCATGATGTAGGCGCCGAGGCCGAAGAACACGCCCTGGCCGAGGGTGAGCATGCCGCCGCTCCCCCAGGCCAGCCCGATGCCCACGGCCACCATCGCCACGCACAGGAACTGGGCGAGCAGCCGCAGCCGGAAGTCGCTCAGCAGCGCCGGCGCCGCACCGAAGAGGACGACGATCCCCAGCAGGTACCCGCCGAGCACCAGGGCCCGGCCACGCCACACCCCGCTCACACCAGGCTCCTCGTCCGGACGCTGAACAGACCCTGGGGACGAAGCTGCAAGAAGGCGATCACGCAGACCAGCAGCAGCACCTTGGCTGTGCTGACCGACTGGGAAAACGCGAAGAACGCCTGCAGCACGCCGAGCCCGAAGGCCGCCATGACGGCGCCCTTGATCTGCCCCACGCCTCCGGCGACGACGACCAGGAACGCGTCGACGATGTAGTTCTGGCCCATGTAGGGCTGGGTGGAGCCGATGAGCGTGAGCGCCACACCGGCCAGCCCCGCGAGCCCGGACCCGATGAAGAACGTCATCCGGTCGGTGAGCCGGCTGTTGATGCCCGACGTCTCCGCCAAGCCCCGGCTCTGCACCACCGCTCGGATCCGCCGTCCCAGGGAGGTGAACCGCAGGACGGCGCTCAGCGCCACCACTGCGGTGACCGCCACGACCACGATGAACAGCCGCCCATGGGTGAACGGCACCCCGAACAGCTCCACGTTGCCGCGCAGCCACTCCGGGGCCCGCACCTCGACGGCCGGAGCCCCGAAGACGTCCCGGGCCAGCTGCTGGAGCATCAGCGCGACCCCCCAGGTGACGAGCAGGGTGTCCAGCGGCCGGGAGTACAGCCGGCTGATCAGGGACACCTCCAGCAGCACTCCCAGCAGGCCGCCGACGAGGAACGCCAGTGGCAAGGCGATCAGCAGCGCCAGACCGGCGCTGCCGATCACCTGCTGGACGACGAACGCCGTGTAGGCGCCGGCCATGAGGAACTCCCCGTGCGCCATGTTGATGACGCCCATCTGCCCGAAGGTCAGCGTGAGCCCGAGGGCGATGAGCAGCAGCACCGAGCCGAGGCTGATGCCGGCGTACAACTGGCCGAGGACGGCGTCCATCGGTCGACCTCCCACTCAGCCGGTCAGCAGTAGGTCTCGTCCTTCTCCATGTCGGCGGCCCAGTCGTAGCCCTCCAGGCAGGGATCGGGCTCGATCGGCCCGTCCGAGGACAAGACCACGTCGATCAGGCCGTCGGCATTGACCCGGCCGATGAGCGCGGTCTTGGCGATGTGGTGGTTGTCCCCATCCACCGTGACCGAGCCCTCGGGGGCGTCGAAGCTGACGCCGTCGGCTGCCTCCTGCACGTCGTTCACGGCGAAGGACTCGGCCTTCTCGACCATGCCCTTCCACAGGTAGACCGAGGTGTAGGCGGCTTCCATCGGGTCGCTGGTCACCGCGTCCTCGCCGTAGGCCTCCTTGAAAGCCGCGACGAAGGCATCGTTCTCCGGGGTGTCGACGGTCTGGTAGTAGTTCCAGGCCGTGTACTGGCCCTCCAGCCTGTCCACCCCGATGCCGGGGACCTCCTCCTCGGCGATGGACACCGAGATCACCGGCATCGTCTCCGGGGTCAGGCCGACGTTGGCGTACTGGGTGAAGAAGCTGACGTTCGAGTCGCCGTTCAGGGTGTTGAAGACCGCGTCGGCGCCGGAGGCCTGGACGCGGTTGACGATGGTCTGGATGCCCTCAGTCGAGCCGAGGGGCTCGTAGTCCTCACCGACGATCTCGATGCCGTGCTCCTCGGCGTAGGCCTTGATGATCGCGTTGGCCGTGCGCGGGAAGACGTAGTCACTGCCCACCAGGTGCAGGCTCGTCACGCCGAGCTCGTCCTTGAGGTAGTCGAGTGCCGGGATGATCTGCTGGTTGGTCGTCGCGCCGGTGTAGAAGATGTTCTCCGAGGCCTCCAGGCCCTCGTACTGCACCGGGTAGAACAGCAGCGCGTCGTTGCTCTCGAACACCGGCAGCATCGCCTTGCGGCTGCTGGAGGTCCAGCCGCCGAAGACGGCGGCCACGCAGTCGCTCTGGATGAGCTTGGTGGCCCGCTCGGCGAAGACGGTGGGCTCGGACGCGCCGTCCTCGGTGACGACCTCGAGCTGCTTGCCCAGCACCCCGCCGTCGGCGTTGATCTCCTCGACGGCGAGTTCCAGGGAGCGGCGGACGGTCGTCTCGCTGATCGACATCGTCCCCGACATCGAGTTCAGCAGGCCGATCTTCACCGAGTCGCCCGACGTGTCGACGCAGGACTCGCCGCCGCCGGATGCGCTCGCGTCGGTGTCGCCGGTCCGGCTCCCGCAGCCGCTGGCGACCAGCGCGAGGGTGAGCAGAGCAACGGGGGCCGCCACACGGTGCTGTCCAAGGGTGAGCATGGGGCTCCTAGTCAGAAGGCCCGCCGGAGCGGGCCGCGGATCTATGGGGCGCCGGGCGCCGCGAGGCTGCGAGCTCTCGGGCTGCCCGGCGGAGAGGAACCTATGAGCCGGGTGTTCCGGAAATAGTCGTTCCGCGTGAATGGCGTGTTACGCAGCGGAGCGGCTGCACGCTCACGGCCACCACGGCGCGTCACATGGCCGTAACGGAGCGCCGCTAGTTTTCGGTCATGCGTCTGACCGAGCACGAGCAGGAGCGGCTGCTGATCACCCTCGCCGCCGACGTCGCCCGACGACGGCGGGACCGCGGGCTAGCGCTCAATCACCCCGAGGCGGTCGCGATCCTGACGTCGTTCGTGCTCGAGGGGGCCCGAGACGGGCGCACCGTCGCCGAGCTGATGACCGCCGGCCGCGACGTCCTCGGGAGGGACGACGTCCTGCCCGGCGTGCCGGAGATGATCGAGTCGGTGCAGGTGGAGGCGACGTTCCCGGACGGGACCAAGCTCGTCACGCTGCACGGGCCGATCCGATGATCCCCGGCGAGATCCTGCCCGCCGAGGGCGACATCGATCTCAACCCCGGCCGGCCCGTGCTGGAGCTGGTCGTGGAGAACACCGGTGACCGGCCGGTGCAGGTCGGCTCCCACTACCACCTGGCCGCGGCCAACCCGGCGCTCGCGCTGGACCGGCAGGCGGCCTGGGGCCACCGGCTGGACATCCCCGCCGGCACCTCGGTGCGGTTCGAGCCGGGGCTGTCCCGCACGGTCGCGCTCGTGCCGCTGACCGGCGCCCGCCTCGTCCCCGGGCTGCGCTCGGAGTACGCCGGCCCGCTGGACGGAGCGCGCTCATGAGCCGGCTGAGCCGGGAGCGCTACGCGGCCCTCTACGGACCCACCACCGGCGACCGGGTGCGGCTGGCCGACACCGACCTGCTCATCGAGGTCACCGAGGACCGCTGCGGCGGACCGGGCGCGCTGGCTGGTGACGAGGTCGTCTTCGGCGGCGGCAAGGTGATCCGCGAGTCGATGGGGCAGTCCGCCCGGACCCGCGCCCAGGGCACGCCGGATCTGGTGATCACCGGCGTGGTCGTCCTTGACCACTGGGGCATCGTCAAGGCCGACGTCGGCGTCCGCGACGGCCGGATTGTGGCGCTGGGCAAGGCCGGCAACCCCGACACGATGGACGGCGTCACCCCCGAGTTGGTCATCGGCCCGTCGACGGAGATCATCGCCGGCAACGGGCTGATCCTCACTGCCGGCGCCATCGACGCCCACGTGCACTTCATCGCCCCGCAGCAGATCCCGGTGGCCCTCGCCGCCGGCGTCACCACGCTCATCGGTGGCGGCACCGGCCCCGCCGACGGGACGAAGGCGACCACGGTCAGCCCCGGGGCCTTTTGGCTCGAGGCGATGCTCGACGCGCTGACCGCGTGGCCGGTCAACGTGGCGCTGCTGGGCAAGGGCAACACCGTCGACGAGCGGGCCCTGACCGAGCAGCTGGAGGCGGGCGCGTCGGGCTTCAAGCTGCACGAAGACTGGGGGACGACGCCCGCCGCGATCGACGCCTGCCTCACCGTCGCCCAGCGGCACGGGGTACAGGTCGCCATCCACACCGACACCCTCAACGAGGGCGGCTTCCTGGAGTCGACGCTGGCCGCGATCGGCAACCGGCCGATCCACACGTACCACACCGAGGGGGCCGGAGGCGGGCACGCGCCGGACATCATCCGCGCAGCGAGCTTCCCGAACGTGCTCCCCAGCTCCACGAACCCGACCCGGCCCTACACGCACAACACCCTCGACGAGCACCTCGACATGCTCATGGTCTGCCACCACCTGGACCCGTCGCTCCCCGAGGACCTTGCCTTCGCCGAGTCCCGCATCCGGCCGACGACGATGGCCGCCGAGGACGTGCTGCACGACCTCGGGGCGCTGTCGATGATCGGCAGCGACTCGCAGGCCATGGGCCGGATCGGCGAGACCATCATCCGGACCTGGCAGACCGCGCACGTGATGAAGCGGCGCCGCGGCGCGCTGCCCGGCGACGGCCCCGCCGACAACCACCGGGCCCGGCGGTACGTCGCCAAGTACACGATCGGCCCAGCGGTCACCCACGGCATGGCCGGCGAGATCGGCTCGGTGGAGCCGGGCAAGCTGGCCGACCTCGTGCTCTGGGAGCCGGCCTTCTTCGGCGTCCGCCCGCACCTGGTGCTGAAGTCCGGCGTGATCGCCTGGGCACGGATGGGCGACGCCAACGCCTCCATCCCCACCCCGCAGCCGGAACTGCCGCGGCCCATGTTCGGCGCCTTCGGCGGGCTGCCAGCCCGCCTGGGTCGAACCTTCGTCTCCCCCGCCGCCTTGGAGGCCGGCTTCGCCGACCGGTGGCGCAGCGACCGGCCCCTGGTGGCGACCGGGGACGTCTCCCGGTTGTCCAAGGCCGACCTGCCCGAGAACGACGCGCTGCCGCGCATCGACGTCGACCCGGAGGCGTTCACCGTACGCATCGACGGGGAGGCCGTGGAGCCGGAGTACGCCGAGAAGCTGCCGATGGCGCAGCGGTACTTCCTCTTCTGATGCACAGCCTGCTCCTGCTGCTGCTGGACTCCCGCTCCCCCGCGGGCGCCCACGGCCACTCGGGCGGCATGGAGCCGGCGGTCACCGCCGGTTTCGTCCGCGACGAGGACGACGTCCGGCGGTTCTGCGCCGGTCGGCTGGCGACCGCCGGCGCGGTCGCGGCCGGGTTCGCCGCCGCGGCCGCCCGTGCCTGGGCCGCCGGCGCCCCCGCCCCGGAGTGGCGGGACCTCGACGACGAGCTGAGCGCACGGACGCCGTCGGAGGCGGCGCGCGCCGCCTCCCGCGCCCTGGGCCGGGGCCTGCTGCGGCTGCTGCGCTCCACCGTCCCGGACGTCGACCCCCGCCCCGCCTGGTCGCTGATCGAACGGCCCGCGCCGCACCACGCCCTCGTCCTCGGCGGCGCCTGCGCGATCGCCGGTGGCGACCCGGCCCTGGCCGCGCGGGCCGCGGCGCTCGGCGTCTGCACCGCCCCGGCGTCGGCCGCGGTCCGGCTCCTCGGCCTGGACCCCTACGCCGTCCACCGCCTGCTCGCGGAACTGGCGCCGGAGATCGACCGGGTCGCCGACGCCGCCGCCCGGCCGATGCCCGCGTCCGCCCTGCCCGCCGGATCGGCCCCGGCGCTCGAACTGCTGGCCGATGTCCACGTCACGAGAGAGGTCCGGCTCTTTGCCTCCTGAGCTCCGTCCCCGCGCCCCCCACCACAACGATCCCGGCGACTCCACCGACAGCGGCCTCGGCCTGCTCGCCGCCCGTCCCGGGGGCCCCGGCACGCCGATCCCGCGGATCGGCATCGGCGGTCCGGTCGGTAGCGGCAAGACCGCCCTGGTCGCCGCACTCTGCCGCGCCCTGGCCGGCCGGCTGTCGATCGGCGTGGTGACCAACGACATCTACACGACCGAGGACGCCGACTTCCTCCGCCGGGCCGGTGTGCTGCCCGCCGACCGGATCCGGGCGGTGCAGACCGGCGCCTGCCCGCACACGGCGATCCGGGACGACATCAGCGCCAACCTGGACGCGGTCGAGCAGCTGGAGGAGGACGTGCCCGGGCTGGACCTGGTGCTCGTGGAGAGCGGCGGCGACAACCTCACCGCCACCTTCTCCTACGGGCTGGTGCACCGGCAGATCTTCGTCGTCGACGTCTCAGGCGGGGACAAGGTGCCGCGCAAGGGCGGTCCCGGGGTGACCCGGTCGGACCTGCTCGTGGTCAACAAGACCGACCTGGCCCCGCTGGTCGGCGCCGACTTGTCGGTGATGGACCGGGACGCCGCGGCCGTGCGCGAAGGCCGTCCGGTGCTGTTCACCTCGCTGGCGCAGGACCCGACCGCCCGGGTGGTCGCCGACTGGGTCCTCGAGACGGTCGCGGCGCTCACCCGGTGATCACCTCCGCCCGTGCGGAAGTCACCCCCGGCGTGCTCGCCGAGCTGTCCAGCCGCCCGCCGCTCACGCTGCGCCAGGTGCGGGCCCGGCCGGGCACGGTCGGGCTGTGCCTCGTGGGCACCGCCGCCGGCCCGCTGGACGGCGACGAGCTGCGGCTGACCGTGGACGTCGCCGACGACGCACGGGCGGAACTGGTCGCCGCCGGGGCGAGCATCGCCCAGGGCGGCGCATCCCGGATGGCCACGTCGGTCCGCCTCGGGGCCGGCGCGCGCCTGGACGCCGATCCCGGCCCGCTGATCGTCAGCGCGGGTGCCCGCGTCGACGTCGATCTCTCGATCGACGTCGAGCCGACGTCCACGCTGGTCTGGCGGGAGCTGGTCGTCCTCGGGCGCACCGGTGAGCCCCCCGGCCGGGCCACCCTGCGCTGGGACGTGACCCGCGGCGGATTGCCGGTGCTGCGTCAGCACGTCGACCTCGCCGATCCGGCGCTCGCCGGCTGGCATGGCTCGACCGCCGGGTGCCGGGTCCTGGTGAGCGAGTTGCGCATCGGGCCGGACGTGGACGCTCGGACTGTGGTGCACTCCCCCACCGCCGTCACCCAGCGGTTGGCCGACGGCGCCACGCTCACCACGGTCCTGGCCGCCTCGGCCGCGGCGGCTGAACTTCTTCGCTCCTCGTGGGAAGCCGCCGGGAGGTGACCGGCGACCGGTCCAGCGAGGGCGGCAGGACGACGATCGACGATCGAGCGATTCCAGCACTGGAGCAGAACTGGACCGCGTC is a genomic window of Blastococcus sp. HT6-30 containing:
- a CDS encoding urease subunit alpha — its product is MSRLSRERYAALYGPTTGDRVRLADTDLLIEVTEDRCGGPGALAGDEVVFGGGKVIRESMGQSARTRAQGTPDLVITGVVVLDHWGIVKADVGVRDGRIVALGKAGNPDTMDGVTPELVIGPSTEIIAGNGLILTAGAIDAHVHFIAPQQIPVALAAGVTTLIGGGTGPADGTKATTVSPGAFWLEAMLDALTAWPVNVALLGKGNTVDERALTEQLEAGASGFKLHEDWGTTPAAIDACLTVAQRHGVQVAIHTDTLNEGGFLESTLAAIGNRPIHTYHTEGAGGGHAPDIIRAASFPNVLPSSTNPTRPYTHNTLDEHLDMLMVCHHLDPSLPEDLAFAESRIRPTTMAAEDVLHDLGALSMIGSDSQAMGRIGETIIRTWQTAHVMKRRRGALPGDGPADNHRARRYVAKYTIGPAVTHGMAGEIGSVEPGKLADLVLWEPAFFGVRPHLVLKSGVIAWARMGDANASIPTPQPELPRPMFGAFGGLPARLGRTFVSPAALEAGFADRWRSDRPLVATGDVSRLSKADLPENDALPRIDVDPEAFTVRIDGEAVEPEYAEKLPMAQRYFLF
- a CDS encoding urease accessory UreF family protein, whose protein sequence is MHSLLLLLLDSRSPAGAHGHSGGMEPAVTAGFVRDEDDVRRFCAGRLATAGAVAAGFAAAAARAWAAGAPAPEWRDLDDELSARTPSEAARAASRALGRGLLRLLRSTVPDVDPRPAWSLIERPAPHHALVLGGACAIAGGDPALAARAAALGVCTAPASAAVRLLGLDPYAVHRLLAELAPEIDRVADAAARPMPASALPAGSAPALELLADVHVTREVRLFAS
- a CDS encoding urease accessory protein UreD, translating into MITSARAEVTPGVLAELSSRPPLTLRQVRARPGTVGLCLVGTAAGPLDGDELRLTVDVADDARAELVAAGASIAQGGASRMATSVRLGAGARLDADPGPLIVSAGARVDVDLSIDVEPTSTLVWRELVVLGRTGEPPGRATLRWDVTRGGLPVLRQHVDLADPALAGWHGSTAGCRVLVSELRIGPDVDARTVVHSPTAVTQRLADGATLTTVLAASAAAAELLRSSWEAAGR
- the ureG gene encoding urease accessory protein UreG encodes the protein MPPELRPRAPHHNDPGDSTDSGLGLLAARPGGPGTPIPRIGIGGPVGSGKTALVAALCRALAGRLSIGVVTNDIYTTEDADFLRRAGVLPADRIRAVQTGACPHTAIRDDISANLDAVEQLEEDVPGLDLVLVESGGDNLTATFSYGLVHRQIFVVDVSGGDKVPRKGGPGVTRSDLLVVNKTDLAPLVGADLSVMDRDAAAVREGRPVLFTSLAQDPTARVVADWVLETVAALTR